The Zonotrichia albicollis isolate bZonAlb1 chromosome 9, bZonAlb1.hap1, whole genome shotgun sequence genome has a window encoding:
- the LOC141730017 gene encoding olfactory receptor 14C36-like produces MSNSSSISHFLLLALADTRQLQLLHFCLLLGISLAALLGNGLIISIVACSHHLHTPMFFFLLNLALADLGSICTTVPKAMHNSLWDTRNISHTGCAAQVFLIFFFFATEFFLLTIMSYDRYVSICKPLHYGTLLGSRACAHMAAAAWASAFLNALMHTANTFSLPLCHGNDLGQFFCEVPQILKLSCSNSYLRELGLIVVSLLFTFGCFVFIVFSYVQIFRAVLRIPSEQGRHKAFSTCLPHLAVVSLFLSTSFFVYLKPPTISSPSLDLALSVLYSVVPPALNPLIYSLRNQELKAAVRRLMTR; encoded by the coding sequence atgtccaacagcagctccatcagccacttcctcctgctggcattggcagacacgcggcagctgcagctcctgcacttctgcctcttgctgggcatctccctggctgccctcctgggcaacggcctcatcatcagcattgtagcctgcagccaccacctgcacacgcccatgttcttcttcctgctcaacctggccctcgctgacctgggctccatctgcaccactgtccccaaagccatgcacaattccctctgggacaccaggaacatctcccacacaggatgtgctgcacaagtctttctgattttctttttttttgcaacagaatttttcctgctgaCCATCATGagctatgaccgctacgtgtccatctgcaaacccctgcactacgggacccttctgggcagcagagcttgtgcccacatggcagcagctgcctgggccagtgcctttctcaatgctctcatgcacacagccaatacattttccctgcccctgtgccatggcaatgacctgggccagttcttctgtgaggtgccccagatcctcaagctatCCTGTTCAAattcctacctcagggaacttgggctcattGTGGTTAGTCTTTTGTTTacatttggttgttttgtgttcattgttttctcctatgtgcagatcttcagggctgtgctgaggatcccctctgagcagggacggcacaaagccttttccacctgcctccctcacctggctgtggtctcccttTTTCTCAGCACTAGCTTTTTTGTCTACCTGAAGCCTCCcaccatctcctccccatccttggatctggccctgtcagttctgtactcggtggtgcctccagccttgaatcccctcatctacagcctgaggaaccaggagctcaaggctgcagtgaggagacTTATGACAAGATag